The following proteins come from a genomic window of Herpetosiphon gulosus:
- a CDS encoding sulfite exporter TauE/SafE family protein yields MDQQPKEQKRVITLSVGMIINLLLIGLVAGVAGGMFGIGGGAIMVPAMVLLLALDQKFATGTSIGAQILPVGLLGAFVYYKEGNLDWRASIIIALGLLVGTYFGAKIAAPISSATMKKLYGAFLFIIGARYLFMK; encoded by the coding sequence ATGGATCAGCAACCGAAGGAGCAAAAGCGCGTGATTACACTAAGCGTTGGCATGATTATCAATCTTCTTCTGATTGGGTTAGTCGCTGGAGTGGCTGGCGGCATGTTTGGGATTGGTGGCGGGGCGATTATGGTGCCAGCCATGGTGCTATTGCTGGCGCTTGATCAGAAATTTGCGACAGGCACATCGATTGGCGCACAAATTTTGCCAGTTGGTTTGCTCGGCGCGTTTGTTTACTATAAAGAGGGCAATTTAGATTGGCGTGCGTCGATCATTATTGCCCTTGGCTTGCTAGTAGGAACCTATTTCGGAGCCAAAATTGCTGCGCCAATTTCATCGGCGACCATGAAAAAGCTTTATGGGGCATTTCTGTTTATCATCGGTGCTCGCTATTTG
- the rlmB gene encoding 23S rRNA (guanosine(2251)-2'-O)-methyltransferase RlmB produces the protein MELLYGRNAVLEALRANRRKLGRLLIADGIKEGESMQAINTIARERRIQVAKVQRGELDKRTAGANHQGIALECGEYPYVEVDDIIELARERGEQPLILIFDHLQDPQNIGTLMRTAEIVGAHGIIFPDRRSASITPAVINASAGAVEHLYVAQITNIAQTIKHLQEYNIWVAGVEDDERAVDFDKANLRGALALVIGAEGPGLARLTRERCDLLVRLPMRGKVASLNAATAGSIILYHAWRVRV, from the coding sequence TTGGAATTATTATATGGACGAAATGCGGTTTTAGAGGCGTTACGCGCAAATCGGCGCAAATTGGGTCGCTTGCTAATTGCCGATGGCATCAAAGAGGGCGAATCGATGCAGGCGATCAATACAATTGCCCGCGAACGCCGAATTCAAGTTGCCAAAGTTCAGCGTGGCGAGCTTGATAAACGCACGGCTGGCGCAAATCATCAGGGGATTGCGCTCGAATGCGGCGAATACCCCTATGTTGAAGTTGACGACATTATTGAGCTAGCCCGTGAGCGTGGTGAGCAACCGCTAATCTTGATTTTCGACCATTTGCAAGATCCACAAAATATTGGCACGCTGATGCGCACTGCTGAAATTGTAGGTGCGCATGGGATTATCTTCCCTGATCGGCGCTCAGCCAGCATTACGCCAGCGGTGATTAATGCTTCAGCCGGGGCAGTTGAGCATTTGTATGTGGCCCAAATTACCAACATTGCCCAAACCATCAAACACCTGCAAGAGTACAATATTTGGGTGGCGGGCGTTGAAGATGATGAGCGGGCAGTCGATTTTGATAAGGCCAATTTGCGTGGAGCCTTAGCCTTGGTGATTGGCGCGGAAGGCCCAGGCTTGGCTCGCTTAACCCGCGAACGCTGCGATTTGTTGGTGCGATTGCCGATGCGTGGCAAGGTTGCTTCACTCAACGCCGCCACTGCTGGCTCGATCATTTTGTATCATGCTTGGCGAGTGAGGGTCTAG
- a CDS encoding M50 family metallopeptidase — protein MLRNNELWIAIAIAVTSTIIARLPVLHWLVYPFELFNTFVHELGHGFASLLTGGKLDRLEVYSNGEGVAWTAGGIRWIVSSAGYLSSALVGGALLILSARGISADRVTLIIGIALFVLCGLFVRNIFGIIVGILLAGAFIAASYKLALHWNEWLLLVLGVQTILNALDSLWDLLRLSSYRRHVTSDALIMQQATGVPAILWALLWSGIALLILWQAIRFAYFRDI, from the coding sequence ATGCTACGCAACAACGAACTATGGATCGCGATTGCCATCGCGGTAACCTCAACGATCATCGCGCGGTTGCCAGTGCTGCATTGGCTGGTTTATCCGTTTGAGCTATTCAATACCTTTGTGCACGAGCTTGGTCATGGCTTTGCCTCGCTGTTGACTGGCGGCAAACTCGATCGGCTAGAAGTTTATTCAAATGGCGAGGGCGTGGCCTGGACAGCGGGCGGCATTCGCTGGATTGTGTCCAGTGCTGGTTATTTGAGCAGCGCCTTGGTTGGCGGCGCATTATTAATTCTTTCAGCACGTGGGATTAGCGCCGATCGGGTTACATTAATTATTGGAATTGCATTGTTTGTGCTGTGTGGCTTGTTTGTGCGCAATATTTTTGGAATTATTGTTGGTATTTTGCTGGCCGGAGCCTTTATTGCCGCTAGTTATAAATTGGCGCTGCACTGGAACGAATGGCTGCTATTGGTCTTGGGCGTACAAACCATCTTAAATGCTCTCGATAGTTTATGGGATTTGCTGCGACTTTCATCTTACCGCCGTCATGTCACCAGCGATGCCCTGATTATGCAACAAGCAACCGGAGTTCCAGCTATTTTATGGGCCTTGCTCTGGAGTGGCATCGCCCTCTTGATTTTATGGCAGGCCATTCGATTTGCCTACTTCCGTGACATTTAG